The segment TCTGGTCGCCGTTGAGGCCGGGTTCGGGATTGCGCGGGTCGAATTGCGGCGCGCCCGCCAGCCGCGCGGCGAGATTTGCCGCGGTCAGCGCATAGGTGAAGGACTGGTTCCATTCGAGGTAGACGTCAAAATTGTCGTAGACCAGGAAGGCCGGCCCGTTGCGGCCCATCGGCAGTGCGAGGCCTGCCTTCAGGTCGTTGTCGGTAAGCGGCGTGCCGTTCGGGTAGGTGACACCCCACTGAGCCCATTGCGTCAGCGGCAGCTTGTTGGTGCGGCCTGTCTGGTCCCACGGCAAGTCGTCGGGCACGCGGACTTCCTCTATCCAGGGCTGGTCGCGTTTCCAGCCGCGCGACGCGATCTTGTTGGCCGTGGTCATGATCACATCAGGCGCGCTGCCGCGCAGGTCGATCACTTCGTCGCCGTCGCCGTCGACGCCTCGGCCGAGATAGTCGGAAGGCAGCATCTGCGTCTGGCCGATTTCGCCCGCCCAGGCGCCGGTGACGTCGGCCGGGACCACGCCGCGATCGATCAGCGTCAACAATGGCACGATCTGGGGCCGGAAGAGCTGCGGGCGACGGCAGTCGTGAGAGAGCGTGACCAATGCGTTCAGCGTCTGGAAATCGCCCTGCACGGCGCCGAAATCGGTTTCCAG is part of the Mesorhizobium sp. L-2-11 genome and harbors:
- a CDS encoding lytic murein transglycosylase; this encodes MRLRLEILAALFLAATAPAVAQQCGGDFQAWKQGVVAEAKNAGVGTAGLAALEKAAADEKVLARDRAQGVFTQTFIEFSNRMISAYRLKQGAVILKKYADVFARADREFGVQAPVIAAFWALETDFGAVQGDFQTLNALVTLSHDCRRPQLFRPQIVPLLTLIDRGVVPADVTGAWAGEIGQTQMLPSDYLGRGVDGDGDEVIDLRGSAPDVIMTTANKIASRGWKRDQPWIEEVRVPDDLPWDQTGRTNKLPLTQWAQWGVTYPNGTPLTDNDLKAGLALPMGRNGPAFLVYDNFDVYLEWNQSFTYALTAANLAARLAGAPQFDPRNPEPGLNGDQMRALQTKLEARGHDVGTVDGILGTNTREAIRKEQMRLGLPVDGWPTPELLAKLSE